A single region of the Sphingobium sp. EP60837 genome encodes:
- a CDS encoding LPS export ABC transporter periplasmic protein LptC: MSIQAEQQRHVRRHWARPGGSHDRLVARLKNWLPMAVGVLAALLVTAPFTGGDKVSFVLDKNKVEVAKERMRVTEALYRGEDGKGQPFSLRAGSAVQKSSREPIVDLNDMSARILLSEGPAVLNARKGRYDMDSERVAVDGPVQFEAAGGYRLTTRDVGIDLKTRRMRSAGRVDGRIPIGTFSGDHLEADLGARTVTLNGRASLRIEQNGIKGR; the protein is encoded by the coding sequence ATGTCCATTCAGGCCGAACAGCAACGTCACGTCAGGCGTCATTGGGCGCGGCCGGGCGGCAGCCATGACAGGCTGGTCGCGCGGCTGAAAAACTGGCTGCCGATGGCGGTGGGCGTGCTAGCGGCGCTGCTGGTGACGGCGCCCTTCACCGGAGGGGACAAGGTGAGCTTCGTGCTCGACAAGAACAAGGTCGAAGTGGCGAAGGAGCGCATGCGCGTGACCGAGGCGCTCTATCGCGGCGAGGACGGCAAGGGGCAACCCTTTTCCCTGCGCGCGGGCAGCGCGGTGCAGAAAAGCTCGCGCGAGCCGATCGTCGACCTGAATGACATGTCCGCGCGGATATTGCTGAGCGAAGGGCCAGCGGTGCTGAATGCGCGCAAGGGCCGCTATGATATGGACAGCGAGCGGGTGGCGGTGGATGGGCCGGTGCAGTTCGAGGCGGCGGGCGGATACAGGCTGACCACGCGGGACGTTGGCATCGACCTAAAGACGCGGCGTATGCGCAGCGCCGGGCGGGTCGATGGACGCATCCCGATCGGCACCTTCAGCGGCGACCATCTGGAAGCGGACCTGGGCGCGCGGACGGTGACTCTGAACGGCAGGGCAAGCTTGCGCATCGAACAAAATGGCATCAAAGGGCGATAG
- a CDS encoding ribonuclease D yields the protein MSVYFHEEDLPEGVLAPGPVAVDTETMGLITPRDRLCVVQISDGKGDEHLVRFMPGSDYAAPNLRAVLADPGRLKLYHFGRFDIAAIRHYLGVVAAPVYCTKIASRLIRTYTDRHGLKELVREMLGQEISKQQQSSDWGAPILSDAQKDYAASDVRYLHALKAELDKRLVREGRMELAQACFDFLPHRAELDLAGWPEIDIFAHM from the coding sequence ATGAGCGTATATTTTCATGAAGAGGACCTGCCCGAAGGCGTCCTGGCCCCCGGCCCCGTCGCCGTCGATACCGAAACCATGGGCCTGATCACCCCGCGCGACCGGCTGTGCGTCGTGCAGATCAGCGACGGCAAGGGCGACGAGCATCTGGTGCGCTTCATGCCGGGCAGCGACTATGCCGCGCCGAACCTGCGCGCGGTGCTGGCCGATCCGGGGCGGCTGAAGCTCTATCATTTCGGGCGGTTCGACATTGCCGCGATCCGGCATTATCTGGGCGTGGTGGCGGCGCCCGTCTACTGCACCAAGATCGCGTCGCGCCTGATCCGCACCTATACCGACCGCCACGGCCTGAAAGAGCTGGTGCGCGAAATGCTGGGGCAGGAGATTAGCAAGCAGCAGCAGTCGAGCGACTGGGGCGCGCCCATCCTGTCCGACGCGCAGAAGGATTATGCGGCGTCGGACGTGCGGTATCTGCATGCGCTGAAGGCCGAACTGGACAAGAGGCTGGTGCGCGAAGGCCGGATGGAACTGGCGCAGGCTTGCTTCGATTTCCTCCCTCACCGGGCCGAGCTGGACCTGGCGGGTTGGCCGGAGATCGACATCTTCGCGCATATGTGA
- a CDS encoding cold-shock protein, with product MSFDRGRRGGRGKDKRDSFGDDNFYGGDRGGFGGGFDRGGFGGDRGGFGGGDRGGFGGGGGGGFRSGGGGFGGGGGGGFGGGRGGGGMPAQVVGEGTGVVKFFNGQKGFGFIVRDDGAEDVFVHISAVEQAGLTGLAEGQQLGFTLVDRGGKISATDLKIEGEPLPVQERAPREPRAGGFGGDRGGFGGAERGPQRQLTGERASGTVKFFNAMKGFGFIQRDDGQPDAFVHISAVERAGMSALNEGDRLDFELEVDRRGKYAAVNLQSKAD from the coding sequence ATGAGTTTTGATAGAGGTCGCCGCGGCGGGCGCGGCAAGGACAAGCGCGACAGTTTCGGCGACGACAATTTTTACGGCGGCGATCGCGGTGGTTTCGGTGGTGGTTTCGATCGCGGCGGTTTCGGCGGTGATCGTGGCGGTTTCGGCGGTGGTGATCGCGGCGGCTTCGGCGGCGGTGGCGGCGGCGGCTTCCGCAGCGGCGGTGGCGGCTTCGGCGGCGGCGGCGGTGGTGGTTTCGGCGGCGGCCGTGGTGGCGGCGGCATGCCAGCCCAGGTCGTTGGCGAAGGCACCGGTGTAGTCAAATTCTTCAATGGTCAGAAGGGCTTCGGCTTCATCGTCCGTGACGATGGCGCGGAAGACGTGTTCGTCCACATCAGCGCTGTCGAGCAGGCGGGCCTGACCGGCCTGGCCGAAGGTCAGCAGCTCGGCTTCACTCTGGTGGATCGTGGCGGCAAGATTTCGGCGACCGACCTCAAGATCGAAGGCGAGCCGCTTCCCGTTCAGGAACGCGCACCCCGCGAACCCCGAGCAGGCGGCTTCGGCGGTGATCGCGGCGGCTTCGGCGGCGCGGAACGTGGCCCGCAGCGCCAGCTGACCGGTGAACGCGCCAGCGGCACCGTGAAGTTCTTCAACGCCATGAAGGGCTTCGGCTTCATCCAGCGCGACGACGGCCAACCCGACGCGTTCGTCCACATCAGCGCTGTGGAGCGTGCAGGCATGTCCGCCCTCAACGAAGGCGACCGCCTGGACTTCGAACTGGAAGTCGATCGCCGCGGCAAATATGCCGCCGTGAACCTTCAGTCGAAGGCCGACTAA
- a CDS encoding LysR substrate-binding domain-containing protein, with protein sequence MMPLGRTRLAPLVCHYGLLDPDVAVHLETVEQTPNIVESGHDIAIYFDPPPDSSLKMKWLTDNPRMLCASPAYLQRRGSLSSVSDLAVHDNVVVGPVQQEIWRSIAGEGAAPRVTLSTNDGELARAWVLDGAGIVIKSSWEVADDIPTARLQPVLAGLSLPASTIAAVYLRAQGETAKVRSCLDFLARHLKDPKTALL encoded by the coding sequence ATGATGCCACTCGGCCGCACGCGTCTTGCCCCGCTGGTCTGCCATTATGGCCTGCTCGATCCCGACGTCGCGGTGCATCTGGAAACCGTCGAGCAGACCCCCAACATCGTGGAGAGCGGCCACGACATCGCCATCTATTTCGATCCGCCGCCGGACTCGTCGCTCAAGATGAAGTGGCTGACGGACAATCCGCGCATGCTTTGCGCCTCGCCCGCCTATCTGCAGCGCCGTGGATCGCTGTCCAGCGTCAGCGACCTTGCCGTCCATGACAATGTCGTCGTCGGGCCGGTGCAGCAGGAAATCTGGCGCTCCATTGCGGGGGAGGGAGCCGCGCCCCGCGTCACGCTCAGCACTAATGATGGCGAATTGGCGCGGGCCTGGGTACTGGACGGTGCGGGCATCGTGATCAAATCCTCTTGGGAAGTCGCCGACGATATCCCCACCGCACGGCTGCAGCCGGTGCTGGCCGGTCTCAGCCTCCCCGCCTCCACCATCGCCGCCGTCTATCTCCGAGCGCAGGGGGAGACCGCCAAGGTCCGCTCTTGCCTCGACTTCCTGGCCCGCCATCTGAAGGACCCAAAGACCGCGCTCTTGTGA
- a CDS encoding cell wall hydrolase — protein sequence MTNASISNQPHRAMWLIWFLLFAGLPALVARWEARAPAADAARAALVQQARLKRPTTAAPVVQPVELYALDSNQARAFNEAVPFSRLPNPAARPFVFAGSEADLARATDCLAAAQLYEAGDDAVGERAVAQVVLNRVRHPAFPKTVCGVVFQGQERSTGCQFTFTCDGALATTPGQAAWDRAREIARAALAGKVFKPVGYATHYHTDWVVPYWSGSLDKIAAVGTHLFFRWRGWWGTPPAFRLARESIEPMIPRIARLSIAHQQGIGGLPAILLPGNGDALAALTAKPQEAIGAESLGRIMGGVRLIAIAPGAKSFLVELSKAAAPESWPMMAQTFCAGRPECRIMAWRAGSAPAGFPLSGDQMESMSFAYIHNAGTGLQRALWNCQQDPRENKAECMRQRVPVEQVNVPPPLTGVRRKERFETVKIVPPTAPVTGNSE from the coding sequence ATGACCAACGCTTCCATCAGCAACCAGCCGCATCGCGCGATGTGGCTGATATGGTTCCTTCTGTTCGCTGGTCTGCCTGCGCTGGTGGCGAGATGGGAAGCGCGCGCGCCTGCCGCCGACGCTGCGCGAGCGGCGCTGGTGCAGCAGGCGCGGCTGAAGCGGCCGACGACGGCTGCGCCGGTTGTGCAGCCGGTAGAACTTTATGCGCTCGATAGTAATCAGGCGCGGGCATTCAACGAAGCGGTGCCCTTTTCGCGACTGCCTAACCCGGCGGCCCGGCCTTTTGTCTTTGCAGGGTCGGAGGCCGATCTGGCGCGGGCCACTGACTGCCTGGCCGCGGCGCAGCTTTATGAAGCGGGCGACGACGCAGTCGGGGAACGGGCGGTTGCGCAAGTGGTGCTGAACCGTGTGAGGCATCCGGCTTTCCCTAAGACGGTGTGCGGCGTCGTCTTCCAGGGGCAGGAGCGATCGACGGGCTGTCAGTTCACCTTCACCTGCGATGGCGCACTCGCGACGACGCCGGGGCAGGCGGCTTGGGACCGGGCGCGGGAGATCGCCAGGGCGGCGCTGGCCGGCAAGGTGTTCAAGCCGGTGGGTTATGCCACCCATTATCATACCGACTGGGTGGTGCCCTATTGGAGCGGGAGCCTGGACAAGATCGCGGCGGTGGGGACACACCTCTTCTTCCGCTGGCGAGGATGGTGGGGAACGCCGCCCGCCTTCCGCCTGGCCCGCGAAAGTATCGAGCCGATGATCCCCCGGATCGCCCGTCTCTCGATCGCGCATCAGCAGGGCATTGGTGGCCTTCCGGCTATATTGCTGCCGGGGAACGGCGATGCGTTGGCGGCTTTGACGGCCAAACCCCAGGAGGCGATCGGGGCGGAATCCCTGGGGCGGATTATGGGCGGAGTCCGGTTGATCGCGATTGCTCCGGGAGCGAAGAGCTTTCTCGTCGAACTGAGCAAGGCGGCGGCGCCAGAGAGCTGGCCGATGATGGCGCAGACATTCTGCGCAGGTCGGCCGGAATGCCGGATCATGGCTTGGCGAGCGGGGAGCGCGCCTGCCGGATTCCCGCTGTCTGGCGATCAGATGGAAAGCATGAGCTTCGCTTATATCCACAATGCCGGGACCGGATTGCAGCGGGCGCTTTGGAATTGTCAGCAGGATCCGCGGGAGAACAAGGCGGAATGTATGCGGCAGCGGGTGCCGGTGGAGCAGGTCAATGTTCCGCCGCCGTTGACCGGAGTGCGGCGGAAAGAACGGTTCGAGACGGTGAAGATCGTGCCGCCGACGGCGCCGGTGACTGGAAATAGTGAATGA
- the cysK gene encoding cysteine synthase A — MKAANILETIGNTPHIRVSRLFADAPAGSEVWIKSERSNPGGSIKDRIALAMIEAAEASGDLKPGGTIIEPTSGNTGVGLAMVAAVKGYKLILVMPESMSLERRRLMLAYGASFDLTPREKGMKGAIERALELIEQTPGSWMPQQFENAANIDVHVRTTAQEIATDFADSPIDVLITGVGTGGHITGVAEVLKKLWPNLKVYAVEPTLSPVISGGQPGPHPIQGIGAGFIPANLHTQLLDGVIQVDPADAKEYARRAAREEGMLVGISSGATLAAIAQKLKELPAGSRVLGFNYDTGERYLSVPDFLPE, encoded by the coding sequence ATGAAAGCTGCCAACATTCTCGAAACCATCGGCAACACGCCGCATATCCGGGTGAGCCGCCTGTTCGCCGACGCGCCTGCGGGCTCCGAGGTCTGGATCAAGTCGGAACGTTCCAACCCCGGCGGATCGATTAAAGACCGTATCGCGCTGGCAATGATCGAGGCGGCCGAAGCCTCCGGCGACCTGAAACCCGGCGGGACCATCATTGAACCGACATCGGGCAACACCGGCGTCGGTTTGGCCATGGTGGCGGCGGTCAAGGGCTACAAACTGATCCTGGTCATGCCGGAAAGCATGTCGCTCGAGCGCCGGCGGCTCATGCTGGCCTATGGCGCAAGCTTCGACCTCACCCCCCGTGAGAAAGGCATGAAGGGCGCAATCGAACGGGCGCTGGAGTTGATCGAGCAGACGCCGGGCTCATGGATGCCGCAGCAGTTCGAAAATGCCGCCAATATCGATGTGCATGTCCGCACGACGGCGCAGGAGATTGCGACGGACTTTGCCGACAGCCCCATCGACGTGCTGATCACCGGCGTGGGCACGGGCGGCCACATCACGGGGGTTGCCGAAGTGCTGAAGAAGCTATGGCCAAACCTGAAGGTCTATGCGGTCGAACCCACCCTCTCCCCGGTCATCAGCGGTGGCCAGCCGGGTCCGCATCCCATCCAGGGAATTGGCGCGGGCTTCATCCCGGCTAACCTGCACACCCAATTACTCGATGGCGTGATCCAGGTCGATCCGGCCGATGCCAAGGAATATGCGCGGCGCGCCGCGCGGGAGGAGGGTATGCTGGTGGGCATCTCGTCGGGCGCGACGCTGGCCGCGATCGCGCAGAAGCTGAAGGAGCTTCCAGCGGGCAGCCGCGTTCTAGGGTTCAATTATGACACTGGCGAACGCTATCTGTCGGTTCCCGACTTCCTGCCCGAATAG
- a CDS encoding MFS transporter has translation MKAPAHPRHPLSFGDFRAYLLGRLAGVLAQYGMMTVLGWQAYNVARESMSTSGAAAQLGLIGLAQFVPLFFLTPVTGWIADHFDRRMIARLTLAMLMTASALLAFATYEGWVSLPLIFGIAAIVGVARAFNGPAYSALAPNLVPRDVLPHAIAMSSVAWQAGMIIGPALGGYVYAMTPWGAYAMASALFAVALGGMLLIGPVPQPPRDTSRHPVRQMVDGLTYVRSNRLVLSTITLDLFAVLLAGATALLPVYARDILKVGSTGLGHLAASPAVGAGIVALFFSFRPMKSEVGLKMLAAVIVFGLATILFGATAFMPRNIAVEIGIAALLLLGAADMVSVYVRQSLIQLHTPDAMRGRVSSLSQLTISASNELGEAESGFLAALVGPVAAVIGGGIGAIVITLIWARLFPELRLARTFDPPDLREADISQEKAL, from the coding sequence ATGAAGGCCCCTGCCCATCCCCGTCATCCGCTGAGCTTCGGCGATTTCCGGGCCTATCTTCTGGGGCGGCTAGCCGGGGTGCTGGCGCAATATGGGATGATGACGGTCCTCGGATGGCAGGCCTATAACGTCGCCCGGGAAAGCATGAGCACATCCGGTGCCGCCGCGCAGCTGGGCCTGATTGGGCTGGCGCAGTTTGTACCCCTCTTTTTCCTCACCCCCGTCACAGGCTGGATCGCGGATCATTTCGACCGGCGCATGATCGCGCGGCTGACGCTAGCGATGCTGATGACGGCGTCGGCACTGCTGGCGTTCGCGACCTATGAAGGGTGGGTCAGCCTTCCGCTGATCTTCGGCATCGCCGCCATCGTGGGCGTCGCACGCGCGTTCAACGGACCCGCCTATAGCGCCCTCGCGCCAAACCTGGTGCCGCGCGACGTGCTGCCGCATGCCATCGCCATGTCGAGCGTTGCATGGCAGGCAGGAATGATCATCGGTCCAGCCTTGGGCGGATATGTTTATGCGATGACCCCCTGGGGCGCTTATGCCATGGCGTCGGCGCTGTTCGCCGTAGCGCTGGGCGGGATGCTGCTGATCGGCCCGGTGCCGCAACCGCCACGCGACACGAGCCGCCATCCCGTTCGCCAGATGGTCGATGGCCTGACCTATGTCCGTTCCAACCGCCTGGTGCTGTCCACCATTACGCTCGATCTGTTTGCGGTACTGCTGGCAGGGGCAACGGCGCTGCTGCCGGTCTACGCCCGGGATATATTAAAGGTCGGGTCCACAGGTTTGGGGCATCTTGCCGCTTCGCCCGCAGTGGGTGCTGGAATTGTCGCGCTGTTCTTCTCCTTCCGCCCGATGAAATCGGAGGTGGGTCTTAAGATGCTGGCGGCAGTCATAGTCTTCGGGCTCGCTACCATTCTCTTCGGCGCCACCGCATTCATGCCCCGGAATATTGCCGTTGAGATCGGTATCGCCGCGCTGTTGCTGCTCGGGGCGGCGGACATGGTGTCAGTTTATGTACGGCAATCCCTAATCCAGCTTCATACGCCCGATGCCATGCGCGGCCGGGTGTCGAGCCTGTCGCAACTCACCATTTCAGCGTCGAACGAGTTGGGGGAGGCGGAATCAGGGTTCCTCGCCGCTCTCGTTGGCCCTGTCGCTGCGGTAATCGGTGGCGGAATCGGTGCGATTGTCATTACCCTCATATGGGCACGGCTTTTTCCCGAGCTGCGCCTTGCACGCACCTTTGACCCACCCGACCTAAGGGAGGCGGACATCAGCCAGGAGAAGGCCCTATGA
- a CDS encoding helicase HerA-like domain-containing protein, with product MSDGIFIGLGAPGKDGGIPQTLDLRRANRHGLIAGATGTGKTVTLQGIVESFSARGVPVFLADVKGDLSGISMAGSPTAKNADKLVARAKEIGIDNYSYADNPAIFWDLYGEQGHPIRTTVSEMGPLLLARLMGLNETQEGVLSIAFKYADEEGLLLLDLGDLQSMLAYCAENADELSTRYGNVTKASVGAIQRQLLQLESQGGAHFFGEPALDIHDFLKADDRGRGYVNVLAADKLMQSPKLYATFLLWLLSELFETLPEVGDPEKPVLVFFFDEAHLLFEDAPGALTDKIEQVVRLIRSKGVGVYFVTQNPIDIPEDVAGQLGNRVQHALRAFTPRDQKAIKAAAETFRVNPDLDVETAVTELKIGEALVSLLQEDGSPGIVQRTLIAPPRSRLGPVDAKERAIIQCISPCAGKYDEAIDRESAEEILAARGQAAAAAVQAAKAKEASDKAAATQAKLEAKQREAELREQAKRDAVAAREAEKPSSLDRAVQSATRSAASSVGRQVANELGRAVFGGSSRRSSGGLAGQLVRGILGSLFK from the coding sequence ATGAGCGACGGCATTTTTATCGGCCTTGGCGCACCCGGCAAGGATGGCGGCATTCCTCAGACACTGGATCTGCGCAGAGCCAATCGACACGGCCTGATTGCAGGCGCCACGGGCACCGGCAAGACAGTGACGCTGCAAGGGATCGTCGAAAGTTTCTCCGCGCGCGGCGTACCTGTCTTCCTCGCCGATGTGAAAGGCGACCTGTCGGGCATTTCGATGGCCGGATCGCCCACTGCGAAAAATGCCGACAAGCTGGTGGCCCGTGCGAAAGAGATCGGCATCGACAATTACAGCTACGCCGACAATCCCGCCATCTTCTGGGACCTGTATGGCGAGCAGGGACATCCGATCCGCACCACCGTCAGCGAGATGGGCCCGCTGCTGCTGGCCCGCCTGATGGGCCTCAACGAAACGCAGGAGGGCGTGCTTTCCATCGCCTTCAAATATGCCGATGAGGAAGGGTTGCTACTGCTCGACCTTGGCGACCTTCAGTCGATGCTCGCCTACTGCGCGGAAAATGCCGATGAGCTATCAACCCGCTACGGCAATGTAACCAAGGCGAGCGTCGGCGCAATCCAGCGTCAGTTGTTGCAATTGGAAAGCCAGGGCGGCGCGCACTTCTTTGGAGAGCCGGCGCTCGACATTCATGATTTCCTGAAGGCGGACGATCGGGGCCGGGGATATGTGAATGTCCTGGCGGCTGACAAGCTGATGCAGAGCCCAAAGCTTTACGCCACCTTCCTCTTATGGCTGCTGAGTGAGCTGTTCGAGACGCTTCCTGAAGTTGGCGACCCCGAAAAGCCGGTGCTGGTCTTCTTCTTCGATGAGGCGCATCTCTTGTTCGAGGACGCGCCAGGCGCGCTGACCGACAAGATCGAGCAGGTCGTCCGCCTGATCCGGTCGAAGGGGGTCGGCGTCTATTTCGTCACTCAGAACCCGATCGATATTCCCGAGGACGTGGCAGGGCAACTTGGCAACCGCGTTCAACACGCCCTGCGCGCTTTCACTCCGCGCGATCAGAAGGCGATCAAGGCTGCGGCCGAAACCTTCCGCGTCAACCCAGATCTAGATGTCGAGACCGCGGTCACCGAACTGAAGATCGGCGAAGCGCTGGTTTCGCTGTTGCAGGAGGATGGATCACCCGGCATCGTCCAGCGCACCCTTATCGCGCCGCCGCGCTCCCGTTTGGGACCGGTCGATGCGAAGGAACGTGCCATCATCCAGTGTATTTCACCCTGTGCGGGCAAATATGACGAGGCGATTGATCGGGAGTCCGCAGAAGAAATCCTCGCCGCCCGAGGTCAGGCCGCCGCCGCAGCAGTGCAGGCTGCAAAAGCCAAAGAGGCGTCTGACAAGGCTGCCGCCACCCAGGCGAAGCTTGAGGCGAAGCAGCGCGAAGCGGAGTTGAGGGAGCAGGCAAAGCGTGATGCAGTTGCCGCTCGGGAGGCAGAAAAGCCCTCTTCCCTTGATCGGGCAGTACAGTCGGCCACGCGCTCTGCAGCATCATCTGTGGGACGGCAGGTGGCCAATGAACTTGGCCGCGCCGTCTTCGGCGGGTCGAGCCGTCGTTCATCGGGAGGCTTGGCCGGGCAACTGGTTCGCGGCATTTTGGGCAGCCTGTTCAAATAA
- a CDS encoding Do family serine endopeptidase, with protein sequence MRYAYALTGALLLGGTAIAVTSSPNVGAQIAQNEGMQAAAPAGAPASLADMVEKLQPAVVNISTRQRVQVQNPFAGTPFGDLFGQGQGTKPQTRQAQSLGSGFIISADGYIVTNNHVVSAGAEGASVDSITVTLTNREEYPAKLIGRDPATDIAVLKIEPKKALPFVKFGDSTKARVGDWVIAIGNPFALSGTVTAGIISAVHRGTGGTYDKFIQTDASINQGNSGGPMFDMRGNVIGINSQILSPSGGNVGIGFAIPSEQAAPIVDTLRRGQSVKRGYLGIQISPLGEDLADSLGLAKNRGEFVQGVEPGKGADRAGIKAGDVIVSVAGQEVTPDQNLSSIVASQPIGSRVPIVLLRNGQRQTVTAIVGQRPSEDELNSFAQQQDDDFSQQQDDQSGGGQATQQSLGISAIPLTPNIVRQLGIAADTRGIVITAVDSSTDAGAKGLRRGDVIITANNRPVASQADLDAAVRQVSSQGRNAILLQVLRRGQPAVFLPVRLRNK encoded by the coding sequence GTGCGTTACGCTTATGCCCTTACCGGCGCCCTGCTGCTCGGTGGCACCGCCATCGCTGTCACCTCCAGCCCGAATGTCGGCGCGCAAATCGCGCAGAATGAAGGGATGCAGGCCGCTGCTCCAGCTGGCGCGCCCGCCAGCCTTGCCGACATGGTTGAAAAGCTGCAGCCGGCAGTCGTCAACATTTCGACACGGCAGCGAGTTCAGGTGCAGAACCCGTTTGCGGGCACTCCTTTTGGGGATCTGTTCGGCCAAGGCCAGGGCACGAAGCCTCAGACTCGCCAAGCGCAGTCACTCGGCTCCGGCTTTATCATTTCGGCGGACGGCTATATCGTCACCAACAACCATGTCGTATCGGCCGGTGCCGAAGGCGCATCTGTGGATTCGATCACCGTCACCCTCACTAATCGCGAGGAATATCCCGCCAAGTTGATCGGCCGCGATCCCGCGACCGATATCGCGGTCCTGAAGATTGAGCCGAAGAAAGCGCTGCCGTTCGTCAAGTTCGGCGACAGCACCAAAGCGCGCGTCGGCGACTGGGTGATCGCTATCGGCAATCCCTTCGCTCTGTCAGGCACGGTTACGGCGGGCATCATCTCCGCCGTCCATCGCGGCACCGGCGGTACCTATGACAAGTTCATCCAGACCGACGCGTCGATCAATCAGGGCAATAGCGGCGGCCCAATGTTCGACATGCGCGGCAATGTGATCGGCATCAACAGCCAGATCCTGTCTCCTTCGGGCGGCAATGTCGGCATCGGCTTCGCCATCCCGTCCGAACAGGCCGCGCCGATCGTCGATACGCTGCGCCGGGGTCAGAGCGTGAAGCGCGGTTATTTGGGCATCCAGATCAGCCCGCTGGGCGAAGATCTAGCAGACTCCCTGGGCCTTGCCAAAAATCGGGGCGAGTTCGTGCAGGGCGTCGAACCTGGCAAGGGGGCAGATCGGGCCGGGATCAAGGCTGGCGATGTGATCGTCAGCGTGGCCGGTCAGGAAGTGACGCCGGACCAGAATCTGTCGTCCATCGTCGCGTCACAGCCCATTGGGTCGCGCGTGCCGATCGTGCTGCTCCGCAATGGTCAGCGCCAGACTGTGACGGCGATTGTCGGCCAACGCCCCTCTGAGGATGAGCTGAACAGCTTCGCCCAGCAGCAGGATGACGACTTCAGCCAGCAACAGGACGATCAATCCGGTGGTGGCCAAGCGACACAGCAGTCGCTGGGCATCTCAGCCATCCCGCTGACCCCCAACATCGTCCGCCAGCTGGGCATAGCCGCCGACACGCGCGGCATTGTCATTACGGCGGTCGATTCCTCTACCGACGCAGGCGCAAAGGGCCTCCGCCGGGGGGATGTGATTATCACCGCGAACAACCGTCCGGTCGCAAGTCAGGCGGATTTGGATGCGGCGGTACGGCAAGTGTCCTCGCAGGGCCGCAATGCGATCCTGCTGCAGGTTCTGCGCCGTGGCCAGCCCGCCGTTTTCCTGCCGGTGCGCCTTCGCAACAAATAA
- the hflC gene encoding protease modulator HflC: protein MPTLVRHPVALALSVIALLLLIGSTVAIVPETKQGVIVRFGDPKKIVNRYRPKEDFGETGAGVILRWPFIDQIVWIDKRVLSVEMERQQVLSTDQLRLQVDAFARYRIVDPLRMYIAAGNEERVSDALRPILGSALRNELGKRPFAALLSPERGQVMDNIEAGLNRVARQYGAQIVDVRIKRADLPDGAPLESAFTRMRTAREQEALTIRAQGAKQAQIIRAEADANAARIYAESFGKDPQFYDFYRAMQAYRFTFAPDRQGATTMLLSRDNDFLKQFQGRQ, encoded by the coding sequence ATGCCAACGCTTGTCCGCCATCCTGTAGCGCTCGCCCTATCCGTGATCGCCCTGCTGCTGCTCATCGGCAGCACGGTCGCCATCGTCCCAGAAACGAAGCAGGGCGTGATCGTTCGCTTTGGTGATCCCAAGAAGATCGTCAACCGCTATCGCCCGAAGGAAGATTTCGGCGAAACTGGCGCGGGCGTCATCCTTCGCTGGCCGTTCATCGACCAGATCGTCTGGATCGACAAGCGCGTCCTGTCCGTCGAAATGGAGCGGCAGCAGGTGCTGTCCACCGACCAGCTACGACTGCAGGTAGATGCCTTTGCCCGCTATCGCATCGTCGATCCGCTGCGCATGTATATCGCCGCGGGTAATGAGGAGCGCGTGTCGGACGCGCTGCGGCCGATCCTGGGGTCGGCGCTGCGCAATGAACTGGGCAAACGACCCTTTGCGGCTTTGCTCTCGCCCGAGCGCGGGCAGGTGATGGACAATATCGAGGCCGGGCTTAACCGCGTGGCCCGTCAATATGGCGCGCAGATCGTCGATGTCCGGATCAAACGTGCCGATTTGCCCGATGGCGCCCCGCTGGAAAGCGCCTTCACTCGTATGCGCACGGCGCGCGAGCAAGAAGCGCTGACGATCCGGGCGCAGGGCGCGAAGCAGGCGCAGATCATCCGCGCGGAGGCTGATGCCAATGCCGCCCGCATCTATGCGGAAAGCTTCGGCAAGGATCCGCAATTCTACGATTTCTACAGGGCGATGCAGGCGTATCGCTTCACCTTCGCGCCGGATCGGCAAGGGGCAACGACGATGCTGTTGTCGCGAGACAATGATTTCCTGAAGCAGTTTCAGGGGAGGCAGTGA